Within Corynebacterium jeddahense, the genomic segment CGTGCGCGAGTTCTCCGAGACCGCGAAGACGCTCGTGGAGGCGTTCTGGCCCGGCGGGCTGTCCATCGTCGTGCCGGAGGCGCCGAGCCTGCCGTGGAACCTGGGCGACACCCGCGGCACCGTGCTGCTGCGCATGCCGAACCAGCCGCTCGCGCTCGAGCTGCTGCAGGAGACCGGCCCGATGGCCGTGTCCTCGGCGAACATCTCCGGCAACCCGCCGGCCACCACGGCGGCCGAGGCGAAGGCGCAGTTCGGCGACACGGTCGGGGTTTACCTCGACGGCGGCCCGGCGGCGGTGGGGGAGCCGTCGACGATCATCGACATCTCGAAGCCGCGCCCGGTGATCCTGCGCGAAGGCGCGATCCCCGTCGAGCGCATCGGTGAAGTGCTGGGCCTTGACCCGGAGAGCCTGCGGAGGGCGTAGATGCCAGCAGCAGGCGTGCCGCTGCGCGAGCTGGGCCTCGTCCTCCTCGTCGCCGCGGCGATCACCTACCTCGCCACCGGGCCGGTGCGCTCCATGCTCGTGCGCACCGGCCGGGTCGCAGAGATCCGCCAGCGCGACGTGCACACTCAGCCCACGCCGTCGCTCGGCGGGCTGGCGATGTTCACCGGCTTCGTCGGGGCGTACCTGCTTGCGCAGCAGCTGCCGGCGCTCACGCGCGGGTTCGCGCCCGTCACCCCGGAGATGACGGCGGTGCTCGCCGGCGGGCTCGCCATCGTCCTCGTCGGCGTCGTGGACGACCTCTACGAGCTCAGTGCCATCGCGAAGCTCATCGGCCAGTTCGCCGCCGCCATCGTGATGACGGTCCTGGGCATCGGCTTCACCGTCTTCTACGTCCCGTTCGGGGAGGGCACGACGCTCATCCTCGACCAGGCCCAGGGGATGGTGTTGAGCGTGGTGTTCACCGTCATGCTCATCAACGCGGTGAACTTTGTCGACGGCATCGACGGGCTCGCCGCCGGGCTGGGCATGATCGCCGGCAGTGCGATCCTCGTGTACTCGCTCTCAGTGCTCTACGACCTCGGCGGTGCCGTGTCCGCCTACCCGCCCGCGATCATCTGCGCCATCCTCGTGGGCATCTGCGCCGGGTTCCTGCCGCACAACTTCGAGCCCGCCCGCATTTTCATGGGAGACTCCGGCGCAATGCTCATCGGGCTACTGCTCGCCGCGGCGTCCATCTCCGCGTCCGGCAAGATCAACATGTCACTCTACGGCGCTGCCGACCTCGTCGCCCTGGTCAGCCCCATCATCGTCGTGCTCGCCGCGATCGCGCTGCCGGTGCTCGACCTCGTCTGGGCCGTGATCCGTCGCACCGCCAAGGGGCAGAGCCCGTTCACCGCGGACGCCGGTCACATCCACCACCGCCTCCTGCGCCTCGGCCACACCCACCGCCGCACCGTACTCGTGCTCTATATGTGGGTCTCGGCCGTCGCGTTCGGCGCCGTGAGCTTCTCCGTCGTGCCCTCCCGCGTCGCGGTCGCGTTCACCGCCGTGGCGCTTGTCGGGGCATTCTTAGCGACGCTCGTGCCGCTGTGGCAGGGCAAGATCGGCCCGCAGCGGCGCAGTGGGGGCGATACTGGCGGCGATACTGGCGGGCGCGTCGGGGGCAGCGTCGGTGGGCCGGAAGGTGCGACGTCGACACGCGTCGATGCCTTAAGATGACCCAGCGTGAAACCACTTGAAGTCAACGACGCCTCCGACGCCTCCGACCACCGCCAGCCGCTCATCCGGGCGCTGAAGGTGGCGGGGTGGGCACTCGTCGCGCTCACCGTGGTCTCGCTCATGGCGTGGGGCGCGGCGCGCGACCTGCCCGGGATCTGGGCGGTGCTCATGGGCGTGGCGGTCGGCGGGGGCTTCGTGCTCGCCACCGCGGCGACGGTGCTCGCGACCGCGAACTCGACGCCGACGACGACGATGGCCGTCGTACTCGGCGGCTGGCTGGTGAAGGTCGGCCTGCTCGCGGTGTTTCTCATGTGGATCCGCGGGTTCGACTTCTACGACCACCGCGCGTTCGGCGTGACCACGTTGGCCGCGCTCGCCGTCGCCCTCGCGGCGGAGACGTGGGGCGTGATTACCACCCGCACCACGTACCTGGATTAGGGCTTGTCCTGCGCGATCGCGTCTTGTGATAGAGCTAACAACCGGCGCAAAATGCGTCCGAGCTGGGTCGTTGAGGCCCGCGGTGCGCGGTGGGTGCACCGGCGGGGGGACATTCGCACAGGTAAAACCTACGTTTCGTAGACGGCCTGTTAGGATAACCGCTGGGTTTGTTCCAGGTCGATAACCACCCTCATACGCAGGGCAAACCGGCCGGCGAACGACATCCCCTGTCCCCGCGGAAGCAGATGTGCGACGGAGTCCGCCGCGGAGGCAGTCTTGTTGAAGACGTCCATCGCACCGTGCCCCGCCCGCCGGGGTACGGCCCGAGAACGGGAGAGAACGCTGAGCGTTACAACTTTGGCCATGAAGGGTGAGTTCCACGCACCTTCACTCGGTCCAGAATTTTTCCCGGGGCAGACGTACGGCCAGATCATTGGCGAAGACTTCGCTAATGGTTGGTTCGCACTCGACCGCATCATGATCGTCCGCCTGTTTGTCGCGGCGATCCTGGTGCTCCTCTTTGTTATTGCCTTCCGGAACCCGAAGCTGGTTCCCAAAGGCCTGCAGAATGTCGCCGAGATCGGCGTCGACTTCGTCCGCGTGAACATCGCGGAGGACACGTTGGGCAAGAAGGACGGCAAGCGGTTCCTGCCGCTGCTGTGCACCATCTTCTTCACCATCTTGTTCATGAATGTGGCGACGATTATCCCGGGCCTGAACATCTCGCCGAACGCGCGCATCGGTATGCCGATCGTGTTGGCGGTTGCGGCCTACATCGCGATGATCTACGCCGGTATCAAGCGGTACGGCATCGCGTACTTCAAGCACTCGACGGTGATCCCCGGCCTCCCGCCGGCCCTCCACCTGCTGGTGGTGCCCATCGAGTTCTTCTCGACGTTCATTCTGCGTCCGGTCACCCTGGCGCTTCGTCTTATGGCGAACTTCCTGGCCGGCCACATCATCCTCGTCCTGCTGTATTCCGCCACGAACTTCTTCTTCTGGCAGCTGAACGCATGGACGGCGATGAGTGGCCTGACCCTGATCGCAGCGCTGCTGTTCACCGCGTACGAGTTGATCATCATCTTCCTGCAGGCGTACATCTTCGCCCTGCTGACCGCGGTGTACATCGAGCTGTCGCTGCACGCGGATGCGCACTAACAAAGCGCGACCACACGGCCAACTGAATAACCCCAACATTTGTCACCAGTTCCCCTGCACCGCGCGGGGGAACGCCTAGAAAGGGAACGACTTTCACATGAACGACATCATTCTTGCCCAGGCAGCGGAGACCGTGAACCGTTACGAGGGTCTCGGCACCATCGGCTACGGCCTCGCCACCATCGGCCCGGGCCTCGGCATCGGCATCCTCGTCGGCAAGACCGTCGAGGGCATGGCTCGCCAGCCGGAGATGGCCGGCCAGCTCCGCACCACCATGTTCCTGGGTATCGCCTTCGTCGAGGCGCTCGCCCTCATCGGCCTCGTCGCCGGCTTCCTGTTCTAAAAAACGAGAACGAGTTCACCCGTACATTTTTTAGATCAGGAGCAACCAATGACTAACGTCAATGCATTCCTCGTGGCCGCCGCAGAGGGCCACGAGACGTTGCCGATGGAGAAGGAGCCTTCCATCCTCCTCCCGGCCACGTACGACGTGGTTTGGTCTCTTGTCGTTTTCATCATCGTCGGCCTGCTGTTCTGGAAGTACGTCATTCCGAGGTTCCAGGAAGTGCTGGCGGAGCGCGAAGACCGAATCAAGGGCGGCATCGAGCGTGCTGAGGTCGCCCAGAAGGAAGCCAAGGCTGCCCTGGAGAAGAACAACGCCGAGCTTGCGGAGGCGCGCCACGAGGCCGCCGAGATCCGCGAAGCTGCCCGCGCCCGCGGCAAGGAGATCGAGGCTGAGTCTCGCGCCCGCGCCGAGGAGGAGGCCCGCCGCATCATCGAGTCCGGTGAGAAGCAGCTGCAGGCGTCCCGCGAGCAGGTTGTCGCTGAGCTGCGCAATGAGATGGGCCAGAACTCCATCTCGCTGGCTGAGCGTCTGCTGGGCACCGAGTTGTCGGATTCGACCCGCCGCTCGAACACGATCGACGCTTTCCTCAACGAGCTCGACCGCGTGTCGACGAGGAAGTAGGCGAGATGAAGGCAGCTAGTCGCGAAGCACAGTCGCACGTCACGGAGCAGCTCGACGAGCTGGTTCGCAGCGCCGACAACGCCGTCGCCACCGCCGCGCAGGTCGGCACCGAGCTGTTCCTCGTTGTGGACCAGCTCGACACCGAGCGCGCGCTGCGCGTAGCAGTCGCCGACGCCTCGCTCGACGCCTCGCAGCGCGAAGGCATCATGCGCGAGGTCTTCGGCGGCAAGGTCGCGGAGCCCACCCTGAACATCCTCACCGCCGCCGCGAAGGAGGAGTGGTCGACCCCGCGCGAGTTCCGCACGGGCCTGATCAACCTCGGCCGCCGTGCGCTGGAGCTGGGTGCGAAGGAGCAGGGCCAGCTGGAGCAGGTGGAGGAGGAGCTCTACCAGCTCTCCATCCTGCTCGAGGACGAGAAGGAGCTCACCCAGCTGCTCTCGGACCGGACCGCGACCCCGGCGCAGAAGCGCGGGCTGCTGGCTAGCGTGATTTACGGCAAGGTGACGATGTTCACCGAGGCTCTGGCACTGCAGGTGATCGGCCGGCCGAACCGCAACCCCGTTGACGACCTGGCCTCCCTGGCCGGGGGCGTCGCGGAGATGCGCGGCAAGGCCGTGGCGCGCGTCGCGTCCGCTGAAGCACTCAGCGATGCGCAGCGTACGGCACTGGCAGGCAAGCTGGAGCAGATTTACGGTCGCGAGATGGCCATCCACTCTGAGGTTGACCCCAGCCTCCTCGGCGGAATGGTTGTCCGTGTGGGCGATGAGGTCATCGACGGTTCGACGCGCGGCAAGCTCGAGCGTCTCCGCACCGACATGGCGGCCCAGGCGACCAAATAGAACAGAAATATGCTGGAAGAAACTACCGAGAGCAGGAAGAACATGGCGGAGCTGACGATCTCCTCCGATGAGATCCGTAGCGCGATAGCGAACTACACCTCGAGCTACTCCGCGGAGGCCTCCCGTGAGGAGGTCGGCGTGGTGACTTCGGCTGCAGATGGTATTGCCCAGGTTTCCGGGCTGCCAGGCTGTATGACGAACGAGCTGCTCGAGTTCCCGAACGGCGTCATCGGCGTCGCACAGAACCTCGAGACCGACTCCATCGGTGTCGTGGTGCTGGGTAATTTTGAGACCCTTTCCGAGGGCGACGAAGTCAAGCGGACGGGCGAGGTTCTCTCGATCCCGGTCGGCGAGAACTTCCTCGGCCGCGTGATCAACCCCCTGGGCCAGCCGATCGACGGCCTCGGCCCGATCGAGTCCAACGAAGAGCGCGCCCTGGAGCTCCAGGCCGCAGGCGTCCTCGACCGCCAGCCGGTCGAGGAGCCGATGCAGACTGGCCTCAAGGCGATCGACGCCATGACGCCGATCGGCCGCGGCCAGCGTCAGCTCATCATCGGCGACCGCAAGACCGGCAAGACCGCGGTCTGCATCGACACCATCCTCAACCAGAAGGCGTTCTGGGAGACCGGCGATCCGTCGAAGCAGGTCCGCTGCATCTACGTCGCGGTCGGCCAGAAGGGCTCCACCATCGCTGGTGTGCGCCAGACGCTGGAGGAGAACGGCGCGCTGGAGTACACCACCATCGTGGCGGCCCCGGCGTCGGACTCCGCCGGCTTCAAGTGGCTGGCGCCGTTCTCCGGCGCCGCGCTCGGCCAGCACTGGATGTACCAGGGCAAGCACGTCCTGGTCATCTACGATGATCTGACCAAGCAGGCCGAGGCCTACCGTGCGATTTCCCTGCTGCTGCGCCGCCCGCCGGGGCGCGAGGCGTACCCGGGCGACGTGTTCTACCTGCACTCCCGTCTGCTGGAGCGCGCCGCGAAGCTCAACGACGAGCTCGGCGCCGGCTCCCTGACCGCGCTGCCGATCATCGAGACGAAGGCGAACGACGTGGGCGCCTTCATCCCGACGAACGTCATCTCGATCACGGACGGCCAGGTCTTCCTCCAGTCCGACCTGTTCAACCAGGGCGTGCGCCCGGCTATCGACGTGGGCATCTCCGTGTCCCGCGTCGGCGGCGCCGCGCAGACCAAGGGCATGAAGAAGGTCGCCGGTAACCTCCGTCTCGACCTCGCCGCGTACCGCGACCTGGAGGCGTTCGCCGCCTTCGCGTCCGACCTCGACGCCGCTTCGAAGAAGCAGCTCGAGCGCGGCCAGCGCCTCGTGGAGCTGCTCAAGCAGTCCGAGAACTCCCCGCAGTCCGTCGAGTTCCAGATCATCTCCATCTGGGCCGCGAACCAGGGCGTCTTCGACGTCGTTCCCGTCGAAGACGTCCGCCGCTACGAGGCCGAGCTGCACGAAGCGATCCGCGCCAACGCCCCGCAGGTCTACGACCAGATCGCGGGCGGCAAGCAACTGGACGAGGATTCCCAGAACGCCATCCTGCGCGTCAACGAGGACCTCGCCCGCAGCTTCGAGGCGTCGTCCGGCGAGCGCATCGTGCGCGAGCCGGAGCACGAGCCGCTCGACTCGCGCGAAGTGGCCAAGAACAAGCTCAACGTCAGCCGCTCCTAGCGTCGTCGCACGCGCTAGGACAACTACTTAAAGGAAGGGAGGAATCACCATGGCAACGCTTCGCGAATTGCGCGACCGCATCAGGTCCGTCAACTCTACGAAGAAGATCACGAAGGCCCAGGAGCTGATCGCCACCGCGCAGATCACCAAGGCCCAGCAGCGCGTCGAGGCGGCGAAGCCGTACGCAGACGAGCTGAAAGACGTCATGGAACGCCTCGCAGCCGCGAGCTCCCTGGCCCACCCCATGCTCCACGAGCGTGAGAACGGCCGGGTCGCGGCGATCCTCGTGGTCACCTCTGACCGCGGTATGGCCGGCGGCTACAACCACAACGTCCTGAAGATGGCGGCCCAGCTCGAGCGCATGCTCACTGACGCCGGGTACGAGGTCGTCCGCTACGTCACCGGCAACAAGGGTGTGACGCACTTCAGGTTCCGCGACATGGACGTTGAGGGCTCTTGGACCGGGTTCTCGCAGCAGCCGTCGTGGGAGGACACCCACGCGGTGCGCCACCAGATCATCGACGGCTACATGGCCGGTTCGGAGGGCACGGTGCCGCTGCGTATCGACGGGGCCGAGGGCCAGACCGTCCGCGGCTTCGACGTCGTGCACGTGGTGTACACGGAGTTCGTCTCCATGCTCTCGCAGGAGGCCCGCGTGCAGCAGCTGCTGCCGATCGAGCCGGTGCTTCAGGAATTCGAATACAAGCAGGAAGACATGCTGACCACCTCCGGCGAGGTGGCCCCGGACATGAACTTCGAGCCGGACCCGGACACCCTCATGGAGGAGCTGCTGCCGGTGTACGTCTCCAGGTTGCTGTACTCGATCTTCCTGGAGTCCGCGGCTGCGGAGTCGGCGTCTCGCCGCACGGCTATGAAGAACGCGACGGATAACGCTACGGAGCTGGCCAACGACCTGTCCCGTGAAGCAAACCAAGCCCGTCAGGCAAAGATCACCCAGGAAATCACCGAGATTATCGGCGGCGCTGGCGCGCTGTCCGGTAGTGGAGAAAGTGACTAAATCATGACTACTGCTCACTCTTTTGATGAGCGCAACGACGAGCTGGCGGGTGCGGCGCTTTCCGAGTCCACCACCCCGGCTCAGGTCGAGAACACTCAGAACCCGCGCGGTTCCGAGAACGGCCGTGTCGTGCGCGTCATTGGCGCAGTCGTCGACGTGGAGTTCCCGCGTGGCGAGCTGCCCGCCCTGTACAACGCGCTCGAGGTCGACATCGACCTCGGCGAGATGTCCAAGACCATCGTGCTCGAGGTGGCCCAGTTCCTGGGCGACAACCTCGTGCGCACCATCGCCATGGCGCCGACCGACGGCCTCGTCCGCGGCGCCAAGGTGGCGGACACCGGCAACCCGATCTCCGTGCCGGTCGGCGACCAGGTGAAGGGCCACGTGTTCAACGCGCTGGGCCAGTGCCTGGACGACCCGAGCGTCGGCCAGAGCGGCGAGCGCTGGGGCATCCACCGCGAGCCCCCGGCGTTCAAGGACCTCGAGGGCAAGACCGAGATCCTCGAGACCGGCATCAAGGTCATCGACCTGCTCACCCCGTACGTCAAGGGCGGCAAGATCGGCCTGTTCGGCGGCGCGGGCGTGGGCAAGACCGTGCTTATCCAGGAGATGATTACGCGTATCGCGCGCGAGTTCTCCGGTACCTCGGTCTTCGCCGGCGTCGGCGAGCGCACCCGTGAGGGCACCGACCTGTTCCTCGAAATGGAGGACATGGGCGTGCTGCCCGACACCGCGCTTGTCTTCGGCCAGATGGACGAGCCGCCAGGGGTGCGTATGCGCGTGGCCCTGTCCGGCCTGACCATGGCGGAGTACTTCCGCGATGTGCAGAACCAGGACGTGCTGCTGTTCATCGACAACATCTTCCGCTTCACCCAGGCGGGCTCCGAGGTGTCGACCCTGCTGGGCCGCATGCCGTCCGCCGTGGGCTACCAGCCGACCCTGGCCGACGAGATGGGTGTGCTCCAGGAGCGCATTACCTCGACGAAGGGCCGTTCGATTACGTCGCTGCAGGCCGTCTACGTGCCGGCGGACGACTACACCGACCCGGCTCCGGCCACCACCTTCGCCCACCTCGACGCGACCACCGAGCTTTCCCGCTCCATCGCCTCGAAGGGCATCTACCCGGCCGTGGACCCGCTGACCTCCACGTCGCGCATCCTCGAGCCGGGCATCGTGGGCGAGCGCCACTACGCGGTCGCGCAGAAGGTCATCGGCATCCTGCAGAAGAACAAGGAGCTCCAGGACATCATCGCCATCCTCGGTATGGACGAGCTGTCCGAGGAAGACAAGATCACCGTGCAGCGCGCGCGTAAGATCCAGCGCTTCCTGGGCCAGAACTTCTTCGTGGCGAAGAAGTTCACCGGCGACGAAGGCTCCTACGTCCCGCTCGAGGAGACCATCGAGGCCTTCGACAAGCTCTGCGAGGGCGAGTTCGACCACTACCCGGAGCAGGCCTTCAACAACCTCGGCGGTCTCGACGACGTCGAGGCTGCGTACAAGAAGCTGCAGGGCTAGGAGGAAACCATGGCTGAACTTACCGCTCAACTGGTCGCGGTCGACCGCATGCTCTGGCAGGGCCAGGCAAGCATCGTCACCGCCCAGACCACGGAGGGTGAGATCGGCATCCTTCCTGGCCACGAGCCGCTCTTGGGCCAGCTCAAGGACAACGGCGTGGTCACCATCCGCCCCGTCGAGGGCGACCGCATCGTCGCGGCCGTCCAGGGCGGGTTCCTGTCCGTCGTGGGCGACAAGGTGACCGTCCTCGCCGACTACGCCGTGCTCGCCGACGAGGTCGACGCCGCCGACGCGGAGTCCCACCTCAACGACGAGGACCGCACCATCAAGGCCCGCTCCGAAGCGGAGCTCGCCGCGGTGCGCCGCCAGCAGCTGTAGCCGCAAGCGAGGTCAGGAAGGCACCCAGCCGACCGCCTGCACGCGACACGCCCCCGCCCGGATCCCCGGACGGGGGCGTTTCGCTGTCCGTGTGCTGGGGAGACGTTAAGATGTTGCCATGTTGATCGCAGTCGCATTCGTCGCCGTCGTGGCGCTGTGCGCGTCGGGGCTGTGGCGCTTCGCCAACGTGCGCAACTCCGGCGCCCGCGCCATGATGCGGCGCCTGCCCGCCAACGGCGTCCACGGCTGGCGCCACGGCGTGCTGCGCTACGACGGCGAGCGCCTGCTGTTCTACAAGCTGCGCTCCCTCTCGTTTTCGCACGACGTCGCGCTCGACAGGCGCGGCATGCAGTTCGAGGGGTTCCGGGACGTGACCGAGGGCGAACGCGAGTTCATGCCCGACATCGGCCACGTCCTTCGCCTTTCCGGCCCGGACGGCGACTTCGAGTTCGCCGCCGACAGGCGCACGGAAATGGGGCTCGTGTCCTGGGTGGAATCGGCTCCGGACGCCCGTCAGGAGCGCGTCGATAAGCGATCGCTCGCCGCGCGCGCCCAACGCGATT encodes:
- a CDS encoding L-threonylcarbamoyladenylate synthase, yielding MPAIYDCLDPNVRGDGVSAAADAVRAGRCVVLPTDTVYGIGCDAFNNDAVATLLATKHRGPDMPVPVLVGSWVTIQGLVREFSETAKTLVEAFWPGGLSIVVPEAPSLPWNLGDTRGTVLLRMPNQPLALELLQETGPMAVSSANISGNPPATTAAEAKAQFGDTVGVYLDGGPAAVGEPSTIIDISKPRPVILREGAIPVERIGEVLGLDPESLRRA
- a CDS encoding MraY family glycosyltransferase, with amino-acid sequence MPAAGVPLRELGLVLLVAAAITYLATGPVRSMLVRTGRVAEIRQRDVHTQPTPSLGGLAMFTGFVGAYLLAQQLPALTRGFAPVTPEMTAVLAGGLAIVLVGVVDDLYELSAIAKLIGQFAAAIVMTVLGIGFTVFYVPFGEGTTLILDQAQGMVLSVVFTVMLINAVNFVDGIDGLAAGLGMIAGSAILVYSLSVLYDLGGAVSAYPPAIICAILVGICAGFLPHNFEPARIFMGDSGAMLIGLLLAAASISASGKINMSLYGAADLVALVSPIIVVLAAIALPVLDLVWAVIRRTAKGQSPFTADAGHIHHRLLRLGHTHRRTVLVLYMWVSAVAFGAVSFSVVPSRVAVAFTAVALVGAFLATLVPLWQGKIGPQRRSGGDTGGDTGGRVGGSVGGPEGATSTRVDALR
- the atpB gene encoding F0F1 ATP synthase subunit A; this encodes MKGEFHAPSLGPEFFPGQTYGQIIGEDFANGWFALDRIMIVRLFVAAILVLLFVIAFRNPKLVPKGLQNVAEIGVDFVRVNIAEDTLGKKDGKRFLPLLCTIFFTILFMNVATIIPGLNISPNARIGMPIVLAVAAYIAMIYAGIKRYGIAYFKHSTVIPGLPPALHLLVVPIEFFSTFILRPVTLALRLMANFLAGHIILVLLYSATNFFFWQLNAWTAMSGLTLIAALLFTAYELIIIFLQAYIFALLTAVYIELSLHADAH
- a CDS encoding ATP synthase F0 subunit C; the encoded protein is MNDIILAQAAETVNRYEGLGTIGYGLATIGPGLGIGILVGKTVEGMARQPEMAGQLRTTMFLGIAFVEALALIGLVAGFLF
- a CDS encoding F0F1 ATP synthase subunit B → MTNVNAFLVAAAEGHETLPMEKEPSILLPATYDVVWSLVVFIIVGLLFWKYVIPRFQEVLAEREDRIKGGIERAEVAQKEAKAALEKNNAELAEARHEAAEIREAARARGKEIEAESRARAEEEARRIIESGEKQLQASREQVVAELRNEMGQNSISLAERLLGTELSDSTRRSNTIDAFLNELDRVSTRK
- a CDS encoding F0F1 ATP synthase subunit delta, which codes for MKAASREAQSHVTEQLDELVRSADNAVATAAQVGTELFLVVDQLDTERALRVAVADASLDASQREGIMREVFGGKVAEPTLNILTAAAKEEWSTPREFRTGLINLGRRALELGAKEQGQLEQVEEELYQLSILLEDEKELTQLLSDRTATPAQKRGLLASVIYGKVTMFTEALALQVIGRPNRNPVDDLASLAGGVAEMRGKAVARVASAEALSDAQRTALAGKLEQIYGREMAIHSEVDPSLLGGMVVRVGDEVIDGSTRGKLERLRTDMAAQATK
- the atpA gene encoding F0F1 ATP synthase subunit alpha — translated: MLEETTESRKNMAELTISSDEIRSAIANYTSSYSAEASREEVGVVTSAADGIAQVSGLPGCMTNELLEFPNGVIGVAQNLETDSIGVVVLGNFETLSEGDEVKRTGEVLSIPVGENFLGRVINPLGQPIDGLGPIESNEERALELQAAGVLDRQPVEEPMQTGLKAIDAMTPIGRGQRQLIIGDRKTGKTAVCIDTILNQKAFWETGDPSKQVRCIYVAVGQKGSTIAGVRQTLEENGALEYTTIVAAPASDSAGFKWLAPFSGAALGQHWMYQGKHVLVIYDDLTKQAEAYRAISLLLRRPPGREAYPGDVFYLHSRLLERAAKLNDELGAGSLTALPIIETKANDVGAFIPTNVISITDGQVFLQSDLFNQGVRPAIDVGISVSRVGGAAQTKGMKKVAGNLRLDLAAYRDLEAFAAFASDLDAASKKQLERGQRLVELLKQSENSPQSVEFQIISIWAANQGVFDVVPVEDVRRYEAELHEAIRANAPQVYDQIAGGKQLDEDSQNAILRVNEDLARSFEASSGERIVREPEHEPLDSREVAKNKLNVSRS
- a CDS encoding F0F1 ATP synthase subunit gamma translates to MATLRELRDRIRSVNSTKKITKAQELIATAQITKAQQRVEAAKPYADELKDVMERLAAASSLAHPMLHERENGRVAAILVVTSDRGMAGGYNHNVLKMAAQLERMLTDAGYEVVRYVTGNKGVTHFRFRDMDVEGSWTGFSQQPSWEDTHAVRHQIIDGYMAGSEGTVPLRIDGAEGQTVRGFDVVHVVYTEFVSMLSQEARVQQLLPIEPVLQEFEYKQEDMLTTSGEVAPDMNFEPDPDTLMEELLPVYVSRLLYSIFLESAAAESASRRTAMKNATDNATELANDLSREANQARQAKITQEITEIIGGAGALSGSGESD
- the atpD gene encoding F0F1 ATP synthase subunit beta gives rise to the protein MTTAHSFDERNDELAGAALSESTTPAQVENTQNPRGSENGRVVRVIGAVVDVEFPRGELPALYNALEVDIDLGEMSKTIVLEVAQFLGDNLVRTIAMAPTDGLVRGAKVADTGNPISVPVGDQVKGHVFNALGQCLDDPSVGQSGERWGIHREPPAFKDLEGKTEILETGIKVIDLLTPYVKGGKIGLFGGAGVGKTVLIQEMITRIAREFSGTSVFAGVGERTREGTDLFLEMEDMGVLPDTALVFGQMDEPPGVRMRVALSGLTMAEYFRDVQNQDVLLFIDNIFRFTQAGSEVSTLLGRMPSAVGYQPTLADEMGVLQERITSTKGRSITSLQAVYVPADDYTDPAPATTFAHLDATTELSRSIASKGIYPAVDPLTSTSRILEPGIVGERHYAVAQKVIGILQKNKELQDIIAILGMDELSEEDKITVQRARKIQRFLGQNFFVAKKFTGDEGSYVPLEETIEAFDKLCEGEFDHYPEQAFNNLGGLDDVEAAYKKLQG
- a CDS encoding F0F1 ATP synthase subunit epsilon gives rise to the protein MAELTAQLVAVDRMLWQGQASIVTAQTTEGEIGILPGHEPLLGQLKDNGVVTIRPVEGDRIVAAVQGGFLSVVGDKVTVLADYAVLADEVDAADAESHLNDEDRTIKARSEAELAAVRRQQL
- a CDS encoding DUF2550 domain-containing protein, which gives rise to MLIAVAFVAVVALCASGLWRFANVRNSGARAMMRRLPANGVHGWRHGVLRYDGERLLFYKLRSLSFSHDVALDRRGMQFEGFRDVTEGEREFMPDIGHVLRLSGPDGDFEFAADRRTEMGLVSWVESAPDARQERVDKRSLAARAQRDSGR